Proteins co-encoded in one Oreochromis aureus strain Israel breed Guangdong linkage group 3, ZZ_aureus, whole genome shotgun sequence genomic window:
- the LOC120438881 gene encoding uncharacterized protein LOC120438881 isoform X2, whose protein sequence is MRTSIFCWLFLCILLYSGSLSRTVTSNSDTEDQTDTGSRHTENALACSPCSWVYCIIIGTVSGLAFGFVWVGGAFIFWKCKKSTIMECIFSAKKNDGQLKMALLQRQAEKTHEELDVLSTLNTVMKELKRGFHQQKEEFKQLEEINKELAENKEKLCLVENEIAKSEKEKETDKTERHLQEKQSLLSVQRKLEKRKEELENLQLNMEKQLQQTEDIMSTMTERKTKVERALEAINLQLEDAESQSETAHLHTQ, encoded by the exons ATGAGGACCTCTATCTTTTGCTGGCTTTTTCTTTGCATCCTGTTATATTCAG GGTCATTGAGTAGGACCGTGACTTCCAATAGTGACACCGAGGATCAAACTGATACAGGCAGCAGGCACACAGAGAATG CTTTGGCCTGTTCCCCATGTTCTTGGGTCTATTGTATCATTATTGGCACAGTTAGTGGCTTAGCGTTTGGCTTTGTGTGGGTTGGAGGTGCTTTTATCTTCTGGAAATGCAAGAAATCAACAATTA TGGAATGCATTTTCTCAGCAAAAAAGAATGATGGTCAACTAAAGATGGCCCTGCTGCAGAGACAAGCTGAGAAGACACATGAAGAACTGGACGTTTTATCAACGCTGAACACTGTAATGAAGGAACTGAAGAGGGGATTTCACCAGCAAAAGGAAGAATTCAAACAGTTAGAGGAGATAAACAAAGAGCTGGCAGAAAACAAGGAGAAACTTTGTCTGGTAGAAAATGAAATAGCAAagagtgagaaagaaaaagagacggACAAAACAGAAAGACACTTGCAGGAAAAACAAAGTCTATTAAGTGTTCAGCGTAAACTGGAGAAGAGAAAGGAAGAACTGGAGAATCTACAACTGAACATGGAGAAACAGCTGCAACAAACAGAGGATATAATGAGCACGATGacagaaaggaaaacaaaagtaGAACGTGCTTTGGAGGCGATTAACTTGCAGCTGGAGGACGCAGAAAGTCAAAGTGAAACGGCTCATCTTCACACACAGTAG
- the LOC120438881 gene encoding uncharacterized protein LOC120438881 isoform X1 — protein MLPHSKFLQKPRMRTSIFCWLFLCILLYSGSLSRTVTSNSDTEDQTDTGSRHTENALACSPCSWVYCIIIGTVSGLAFGFVWVGGAFIFWKCKKSTIMECIFSAKKNDGQLKMALLQRQAEKTHEELDVLSTLNTVMKELKRGFHQQKEEFKQLEEINKELAENKEKLCLVENEIAKSEKEKETDKTERHLQEKQSLLSVQRKLEKRKEELENLQLNMEKQLQQTEDIMSTMTERKTKVERALEAINLQLEDAESQSETAHLHTQ, from the exons ATGCTGCCACACTCCAAG tttttacagAAGCCAAGGATGAGGACCTCTATCTTTTGCTGGCTTTTTCTTTGCATCCTGTTATATTCAG GGTCATTGAGTAGGACCGTGACTTCCAATAGTGACACCGAGGATCAAACTGATACAGGCAGCAGGCACACAGAGAATG CTTTGGCCTGTTCCCCATGTTCTTGGGTCTATTGTATCATTATTGGCACAGTTAGTGGCTTAGCGTTTGGCTTTGTGTGGGTTGGAGGTGCTTTTATCTTCTGGAAATGCAAGAAATCAACAATTA TGGAATGCATTTTCTCAGCAAAAAAGAATGATGGTCAACTAAAGATGGCCCTGCTGCAGAGACAAGCTGAGAAGACACATGAAGAACTGGACGTTTTATCAACGCTGAACACTGTAATGAAGGAACTGAAGAGGGGATTTCACCAGCAAAAGGAAGAATTCAAACAGTTAGAGGAGATAAACAAAGAGCTGGCAGAAAACAAGGAGAAACTTTGTCTGGTAGAAAATGAAATAGCAAagagtgagaaagaaaaagagacggACAAAACAGAAAGACACTTGCAGGAAAAACAAAGTCTATTAAGTGTTCAGCGTAAACTGGAGAAGAGAAAGGAAGAACTGGAGAATCTACAACTGAACATGGAGAAACAGCTGCAACAAACAGAGGATATAATGAGCACGATGacagaaaggaaaacaaaagtaGAACGTGCTTTGGAGGCGATTAACTTGCAGCTGGAGGACGCAGAAAGTCAAAGTGAAACGGCTCATCTTCACACACAGTAG